One window of the Candidatus Kinetoplastibacterium desouzaii TCC079E genome contains the following:
- the tilS gene encoding tRNA lysidine(34) synthetase TilS: MYATSDFLSTFLLESLSKLPQLPKIIAVAVSGGIDSSTLAIVSKHVADKLNIDMVIFHVNHGLQEKSDYWANNVHLLAKILNVEIYEKKVFVNLNQSKGMEGSARIARYRAFKELSESMGIKYILLAHHLNDQAETVLLRLLRGSGVKGMVGMRPLSRVDSVFYIRPWLKVDKKLIELENKKFSLEKSWFPVDDPTNKDPLFSRGVVRLFLEPVLDKYWPQWKKTFSRHAMHMFDADLLLDNIAHNDLNEMDFNSIDFSFSLMRWRELEPKSRQVHVLRYWFFMNGLKMPSQARLDEIYKQLKHLHALGYDRRMKVQHDGHFVLCDKGRVYIKAN; this comes from the coding sequence GAATCTTTGTCTAAATTACCGCAATTGCCTAAAATAATAGCTGTTGCAGTTAGCGGTGGTATAGACTCTTCTACATTGGCTATTGTCTCAAAACATGTGGCAGATAAGTTAAATATCGATATGGTTATATTTCATGTTAATCATGGGTTGCAAGAAAAATCAGATTATTGGGCCAATAATGTACATCTTCTGGCAAAAATATTAAATGTAGAGATTTATGAGAAGAAAGTATTTGTAAATTTAAATCAAAGCAAGGGAATGGAAGGTTCAGCTAGAATAGCTAGGTATAGAGCTTTTAAAGAGCTTTCGGAAAGCATGGGCATTAAATATATTTTGTTAGCTCATCATTTGAATGATCAAGCAGAAACTGTACTGTTGCGTTTGTTAAGAGGCTCAGGAGTAAAAGGCATGGTTGGCATGAGGCCTTTATCTAGAGTTGATAGTGTTTTTTATATTCGTCCTTGGTTGAAGGTTGATAAGAAGCTTATAGAGTTAGAGAATAAAAAGTTTTCGTTAGAGAAGTCTTGGTTTCCAGTAGATGACCCTACTAACAAAGATCCTTTGTTTTCAAGAGGTGTGGTTAGATTGTTTTTAGAACCGGTGTTAGATAAATATTGGCCTCAATGGAAAAAAACTTTCTCTAGGCATGCAATGCATATGTTTGACGCAGATCTTCTTCTTGATAATATTGCTCATAATGATTTAAATGAAATGGATTTTAATAGTATTGATTTTAGTTTTTCATTGATGAGATGGAGAGAATTAGAGCCAAAATCTAGACAAGTGCATGTTTTAAGATATTGGTTTTTTATGAATGGTCTTAAAATGCCTAGTCAAGCTCGTTTAGATGAGATATATAAGCAGCTCAAACATCTACATGCGTTAGGTTATGATAGACGTATGAAGGTTCAACATGATGGACATTTTGTGCTTTGTGATAAGGGAAGAGTTTATATTAAAGCTAATTAG
- a CDS encoding aspartate kinase: MALVVHKYGGTSMGSVERIKNVARRVAKWHRAGYQVVVVPSAMSGETNRLLSLAKELTVSPDRRELDMIAATGEQVSSALLAIALQSEGIAARSYAGWQVPVITDNSHTKARILSINCDKVISDLDQGRVVVITGFQGVNSDGNVTTLGRGGSDTSAVAVAASLKAKECLIYTDVDGVYTTDPRVVPEARRMSKVSFEEMLEMASLGSKVLQIRSVEFAGKYCVPTRVLSSLTDPLIPLDQEINSGTLINFEDDDKMEAAVVSGIAFSRDEAKITVMAVPDKPGIAHSILGPISAANIEVDMILQNQSVAECTDFSFTVNRVDLQRAVEVLKNEVMDVVQAREISTDEKVAKVSIVGVGMRSHVGVASLMFKTLSQEGINIKMISTSEIKTSVIIDDKYMELAVRSLHKAFDLDKAPESVTSKL; encoded by the coding sequence ATGGCTTTAGTCGTTCATAAATATGGTGGTACTTCTATGGGCTCTGTTGAGCGCATAAAGAATGTGGCGCGTCGTGTAGCAAAATGGCATAGAGCTGGCTATCAGGTTGTTGTAGTTCCTTCTGCTATGTCTGGTGAGACAAATCGTTTGTTATCTCTTGCAAAAGAATTAACTGTTTCTCCAGATCGTAGAGAATTGGATATGATAGCGGCTACTGGTGAGCAAGTCAGTAGTGCTTTATTGGCTATTGCTTTGCAATCAGAAGGAATAGCAGCTAGAAGTTATGCTGGATGGCAAGTTCCTGTTATTACAGATAATTCTCATACTAAAGCTAGAATTCTATCTATAAATTGTGATAAAGTTATTTCTGACTTGGACCAAGGTCGAGTTGTTGTTATAACTGGATTTCAAGGTGTTAATTCAGACGGTAATGTTACTACTTTGGGTAGAGGTGGGTCTGATACTTCTGCAGTGGCAGTCGCTGCTTCGTTGAAAGCGAAAGAATGTTTAATATATACAGATGTCGATGGTGTTTATACTACTGATCCAAGGGTTGTTCCTGAGGCCAGAAGAATGTCTAAAGTTTCTTTTGAAGAGATGTTGGAGATGGCATCTTTAGGATCAAAGGTTTTGCAAATAAGGTCTGTTGAGTTTGCTGGTAAATATTGTGTTCCGACTAGAGTATTATCTTCTTTAACTGATCCTCTAATTCCTCTGGATCAAGAAATAAATTCAGGAACGCTTATTAATTTTGAGGATGATGATAAAATGGAAGCTGCTGTAGTATCTGGTATTGCATTTAGTCGAGATGAGGCTAAAATAACTGTAATGGCTGTTCCTGATAAACCTGGGATAGCTCATTCTATACTTGGTCCTATTTCTGCTGCAAATATAGAAGTTGATATGATATTGCAAAATCAATCAGTAGCAGAGTGTACTGATTTCTCTTTTACAGTGAATCGTGTTGATTTGCAAAGAGCGGTTGAGGTATTGAAGAATGAAGTTATGGATGTAGTGCAAGCTCGAGAAATTAGTACTGATGAAAAAGTTGCTAAGGTATCTATAGTCGGTGTTGGTATGCGATCTCATGTGGGTGTAGCTAGTTTGATGTTTAAAACTCTTTCACAGGAAGGTATAAATATTAAGATGATAAGTACCAGTGAGATAAAAACTTCTGTTATAATAGATGATAAGTATATGGAGTTAGCGGTTCGTTCGTTACATAAAGCTTTTGATTTAGATAAAGCTCCTGAATCTGTAACTTCTAAATTGTAA